TTCCGCGAAAACAAGCATACATATGCTTATGATTGCACTGTGCTCTAGCCGCTGCCTCTGTATGGTCTGGCTCTGTCGATTGAGTTTGGTTTCGTGCTGTAGGTCGAAGCTCGTATGCAACATTACTGGGGACACCATAAACAAGTCGGAGGAGCACATCTGGAAGCATGTAAATGGGAAGAGGTTTCTGAATAAACTAGGTAAATTTTGTGCAGTGCTATCTGTAGTCCCAAGTGTGCTATCTGGAGGCACATTGTAtgctgtttttcatgtttttcccaACTGGTTGAGGAACCATGATGAAATTTTCCCTACTGTTTACATAAACCTGTCTTTTTTTCATGGTCCATTCTTGTATACCCATGTGATCTATGATTGTGGATTAGCTGGTATTTTCCCCAAAACAATTTCCTATGGATTAATTGTGGATGGTTATGTGAGTAGAATTATGTTATTCACCTTGCTTTGGAATCGCAGTGTGCACTTTGTTTCATACGTCTTCTCTTTGTCCTGGAAATGGTTGGGAAGATACCTGCTTATTTAAATTCTTTCATTGTTATTGAAACTTTCATCTCCACCGTAGCCAATTGCTTTTAAGCCCTACATTTAACGCCACCATTCCTACTGTAACAGAAAAACTTGAAGAAAAGTTGACATCAGGTGAGACAGCTGAAGTACAAGGTGAACAATCAAATGAAGTTGCAAAGAAATCCAAGTCCAGcaagaagaaggacaagaagaaaGCTGCTGTTGTCAACCCTTCTTTGCCACGAGAACCTGAACCAGAAATGGATGATTCAGATGATCCGGAATTTTGGGAGCCTCCTGTTGGATGTCGTTGGGACGATGATGATGGGAAAGATAGATGGGAATCCTCTCCAGGGAAGGATGATGACGCAGAGGATGAGGGTGCATCTGGTAAGTGTTAGCTTTTATATCATGTGTAACTGTTTTGATTGTGCAAAGCTGAAATGCTCATAACTATAGTTCACAGCACATTTGGTAGATATTATTGCTCCATCACAATCAAATAATATTCAATTCAAACTGTTGCTCTTATATCTTCTCTTtagctactatattacagatttaTCATTTCATCTATAGTGAGTAACACATTTTGCAGAATTGTTTGGAGAAACATAATTTGTCTACTCGGAAGTATTGTAAGCTTGTAGCCAATGGATAGGATGCACACATGTTGTGTTTAAGTACATGGAACAGCTAGAGTATGTGCAAGGATGGAAGTTGGGCGGGTTGGGCTGACCCATCCACTCATCCTTGTTTTTTATTCAGTGCTAATACAAGGGCAATATGCGCTAAGTGAACTACCAATTAAGTGGGCAGTAACTAACAATTCATGGTTCTAGAAAAATAACAATATAGAGAAATACGCCGTTGGATTGGCCGATTTGCATTCCTTTCATTTCTGATTTAATAGTTCATTTTCTTTCACACTCATTTTTCTTGTCTAACAGGAAGTTGTTCTTGATGGCAGCATCTACACCTCTTTTTTTAAATGTTTTCTTCAAATATATTATCCAAAAGAAGCTGAAGTATTAATATTAAAATTTATACTGTATTTGCCATTTTATTTGACCAATCTTTCTCTTCCCTGCTTGAGATTTTTTGCTCTGTTATCACATGATCCTCTTTGAAGCTCCTTTGTTTAATTTATACTGGGCACACAAAGAAGCACTTTCCTTAAGTTATGTACTATGCAAGATCTCATAGTTACATTGGGATCTGCTCAACACCATTTAGCGGCATTCCTAATGGACTTTTTATTAATTAAATAAAATAGTTTTTATGCACAAAAAATCCAGCAATAAATATTGTGTCTGATCTGAAAAATGAATGTGATAGatgacgaggatgatgatgatatgGCCGAGAAAGATGATGAAGTGTCGGAGGAACTGACTTCAAGGTATTCTCGAACATTTCTGCCAATCGAATTATGCATGGCACATTCAGAAGGTGTAATATTTCCTTTCATCTTGTAGCAGGACAAAGCGATTGTCAGTAGAAGCTGTTGGGCCAAGTAGTTTTGCTACAAGGAAGAAAAAGCCCCGAAAGGACGAGTAAAAGTTTGGTTCCTGAGTCAAATATTATGTTAGTTATGTTAGAACTTGTTTCCCCTTTCTTCACCTGAAGAGACAAACTCCATCGTTTATTTGTTCTTCATGGGAGACTTGAGGTTGGCTAATCTATTGCCGATTTTGTATTATTTAACCTGTATTTCGTTAGTTTTTTCTGAATGCCAATCATACTGCTGGCTTGCCATACTTGTAATGACCATGTTTTGTTGCCTACACTTTGTGACTGTCCGTAACCATGCAACTATGACGTGAGATGGATATGAATTATTCATATTGACATATTGCATCTCCACCTTCTAATATTGTCTCCACGTTTAGTTGTTCTGTATGTACTAGGTAAACATGCGTGAACGTGCACTCTGGGTATACCTGGGCATCTGTTGGGCAGTTCCTCCGTCTGGGCCGAAAAAAGCCAGCACACAAAATCTAGGCCCAAGCCTGGTCTGGCCTGGTAAAAAAGCTTGGAAGCCCATCGGACTGCTACCCTATTTCATCTTTTTGGGCTACCTAGGCCTGGCCTGGCCACCGGGCCAACTTtttaggcctaggcctaggcctaggaaAGTAGGAATTTCGGAAAGGGTTGCCCATGGCCAAGTATAACTGTGGGTCCCCGATTcccaaatctatacctaataataaatgaaaaatacctaataataaaggaaaaCGTGCACTGTTGGTCCCTGATTcccaaatctatacctaataataaagaaaaacatgcaaTGGATGGGGCTTCTCCTAGTTGGAATCCAGAACTTGTCACCAGGGACGACTGGAACATTGCCGGCGTAGAGGATGTGCCTGATGGCACTGGAGTCGTCCATTGCCGGCGTAGAGGACGTGCCTGATGGCACTGGAGTCGTCCATGCCCGCGAAGGTGGATTCCACCTGGACTCACGCTCTAGGCGCCTCTTGCCCCACGGTGGGTGTCAACTAGAGGGCACCTCACGACGTGGAGATAGAGGTGGGTGAAATGCGGGGAGCTACCGGGGCGGTGAGAGAAGAGTTAGCCAGATTTAGATCGCACAATGATGGCTAGATCCTACGTGTTGATATAATTCAATATAAGGGAAACACGTGCGCGATTACAATGAGAGTTGGTTGTGCCTCAAGGGCTCCCGAGATCCAGCTTATATAGGTAccaaggatctagggtttacatggaggtgCCCTACCCGAACACTACAAGGTTTATGCTAACGTGGACTACCTCTTACAGTGGACTCCACGTATCTGCCTAACCTTGTCCCACATGGATCTGAATATCTTCTCTTGAGCTGGACTCTCCATCTTGATCAATCAGCAACTGAACCATCCGGTTAGGTTATAAACCCAACCACCATGTGTGGGTCACCCGGGCTTGCAGTATTAGACTTAAGTCATAAGTTTACCCATTTAGCATATCCTAATAAGACTGGTTCCTCCCAGCTTCATTTTAGGAATTTCAAACGCGTTGTGGACACGGTCTGGTGCCACATCAGTGACATACAGGCTCAATCGTAGTGAGGACAATATATGGACATACATAGAAAGATTGAGGATGGTATTGATGCATTTTCAGAGTTTGAGAAATGTTTTAGACATAGCTAGTGAGTTTAAGGACTATGGACACATTTCACTCACAATCTTTGCAATCTTTAGCCGTTGGTCGTCTCCGCCAGTCGCCTTCTAGTTGTCGTTGAGGAGTGGCTCAATATACGGTTTGAAGGCATGGAACGGTGGAGTAGATCGATTTAGGAATTTCGAAGGTAGGAGACGACAATGTGGTCCCAATCTAGTGCCATCTCATCAAAATACGATGGCCGGCCGTTGTGGGAACCATATGTAGACGTGCAAAGCAGGATTGAGGACCGTTTTCGTACATTTTAAGAGTTTCGAGAATATTTTAGACATAGCTAGCAACTTCATGAAATATGGATGCATTTCACTCTCATTCTTAGGTCGCCACGTGGCATCAACGTGTAGCCTCAAACTATGCGTACGGGCTGCAGGTTCTACACCAAGTTAGAGTAAAATAAGTTTGATGCTGATGTTTTTGCACCATGAATTGCGCTTAGTATTCCGATACGTATCGTAGTATCTTATGATTTTATGATACTACTATGGTTAATCGATACATATCATCATGGTATCTTAATCTAGTGGCATCTTAGTCACAACCTAATACATAGCATACTATCCCGATATAAAAGGGATACGATCCCACACCCATGATAAAAAATATGGACACGACAGTATGTCAAGCTGATTTGTTTGATTTGTGACTTGTGATTTGTTTGATGTAATGAATACTGGATCACTCGTACTAGAACAGACAAGGTTACCAGTCCCACGACCAGACATCCAACTAAAAACGTTAGTTAGGAGCAGTGAAAACCTACGCTTGGTGAAGGCAAAGACTCTAGGTTGGGGAGTaggagtggggggggggggggggggggagaagtTGCCAGCTTTGGGCATACTAGCTCGCTGCGGAAGCCCTCTGTACACATTTTTTTCCGCCTTGCCGCCCAGAATTATATAGAATCAATTTATCACACATTGAGTTAACCCGGAGCAAGAATGTCGCACCGTTAGGGAAGTGGAAAAATAGAACACTAGAACCGGTGACTGAACCGCTGCACCACTTAATTCTTCTCGTGAGACCGTTAGGTCACCTATTTTGAGCCTCGTTTGAGCAAGATGCGTTCGGTTTGAGCCTTTCTTCGGGAGAGGGATGGGTCTTTGGCACGAGAAGTGGTTCAAAGAAAGGGTGGCCATTCACCATGAAGGCTAAAAGCAATAAATTATGTTTGTCTCCTTTGCCCTTCGCAACGCTAGTCTACTCTCTATTGCGTCTCAATCTATACGAAAGGGCAGTGTTTTTTTTCTTTCGGTTTCATTGCAATAGAAACAATCTCATTAGTCCTTTACAAATTCGCATCCCTAGACCAACCGACGACGAAACCCTCAACAACAGGCAGTGTCGTTCCTTGCTGTTGCAGCCACCGCTCGTTTGCACGCGTGTGAACCACCAGATCATAAAGGAAAGATGCCTCTTGAGGCAACATCCTAGGTTCTATTATACCCGTTTCAACACTAGAGCATGCAGCCGGAACAATCTCAATACTCCGGCATGAAAATGAACAATTCAATCACAATATCCTTTTGGTAAAAAGGGAAACCCAGAACAAACTTTTTGTGGGTCTCAGAATGTTGATAAGCCTTGCACTCATGTGATTAGCTATTTGATTTCTACATCGAGGGAATAAGGTCTTTATTTAGGAGATAAATTAGAGACAAATAGAAGTGAGAACAATAACTTAAGCAATGTTTAGATGGAGAAAGCAGTGTACTTGGTATCCAGAGTTTTTTTGATAAAAGGCCCCTTCGTCACGAGCTTGACACAGGCTTCTATCTCGTATGGTGGTCTATTCTTTACCTCTCGTTTCAGGGTTGGATGAAACGTCCGGATGGTGAATGTGGGAAATGGTTTCCATAATATGGCTAAATGACGTAACCCACTCAAGATCCTGCTCGTAAAGGCCAAAGGTAGTAAATAACACATAATAACATCAAAAAATAATCTTTACATTTTCAACACTGGGATGACACTCTTATTAAAAGCAAAACCGGTCACATATCTTTGAACCAAATTGGATTTCTTGTCTGAAAGTGAGGGAGATGAGTGGGGAAGGAAGCTAGGAACAAGAAATCAGAAGTAAAACATTTCATGGAAGAAGCATACCAGTCACAACCCCATCATTGTATACATAACATTGTGGTATTTTTTTGAATTCTATGTGCCAAACATTTCCCATTTCCAATTCAAAAACCACAAGCATTCACTCACCGGGTTTTGTTAAGTTTTTTTTGCACTTTCTGCCTCACTTGAAGTAAAATTTGCATCGAACAAAAAGAAGCGGGGCATGATTATATACTGGTTATATGTTTTTTCCTCACAAGCTTAGTGCTAAAGCCAAGACATGACATAATAGCTTCTTAAGTAATGTCATTGTACCCGCTTTCATCATGCCTAACTCAAAAACCATTTATCATTTTTTCTTCCGCCAGACCCTCAACATTCTTTCTTCAGGTCCCGCTAACCTAGTGATGTAGAATATTTGCTCCTTTCAGGGTGACTAGCTACATTCATTGGTTTGATTTTACTCCCTTTCCCTTCCCAACGTCATATATTTCTTCGACAACAAGGAAAGATCACTCTCTACCTAGAACCTGTCTTTCCCATTCACAAGGACTCAATTCGATTCCCAATCCAAAAAAGACTAGCTTCTTTTCGAAAGCAATTGGACAATCAATGCATAATGTTGGGGTACATGATGATTTAAGTAGTGCTCGTTTTAAGCCGCATTGGCTTAGGAATAGGGGCATTAGGCAACAATAACACAGATAGCATCCAGGAAACTTCACTCCAATCTTTATCCATTATCAACAAGAGCAACTCTATCTGTCGGCCCTTGATGAGATTCCATTGTAGGCTTGAATTATCCATGGGAAGACTGAATTTGTGCTTTCAGCCGAAAAAGGGCGTTCAGACGGGTTGCTTATTCAATCAAAAGGTTAAGAATACGAGAGTGAAAAATGAGATGGAGATCTTGGCTTCCATCTTAAGACATAACAAAATACTACTAGCCAAATCCCTAGAGGCACTCTTGATCCTTCCACAAGCGAACTTCTCTCAGTGTCCGAGTCCCATTCATAGCGATCTGGTCAAACCAATCCATACCAGCATCCAAATATAGAAAGTAAAAAAACTATTAGATCCACCTTCATTTCCTGATCTGCGAAGCCATGTGAAGCACAAAAAGTGAAGATAAAGGAATTGGTATTCCTTGGCTCGCCACTTATGAAACAAAACTAAAATATTTCTCAGAAGGTTTTACAAGTCACGTTGTTATGTTTTCTCCGTCGTTCTGTTTCGAGCATTTTCTGTTGAAAAAGTAAAACAGTATATTTCAAACCCTCGATTAGAGGGAAATATGTGTATAACCGGATGGAAAGTAAATCAGACTGATCAAGTATTGGTGAAGTTTGCTCTGGAAGGTCTATGACTATGTTGGATAGAGAGGACTTAACTCGATGCCTCTAGTTTTAGGAGAGTCCTAACTAGTCGGGTGCAAAGATGTGATTTTCTTTACTCAAGACAATCCGAGCACTACGGTGAGATGTTTGTGATCGAGCCAATCTCACAATTTTGATTCGAGGAACTGGGGAGCGCATGTATGCACAAGTGGTGGTGAAATGAGAGTTAGAGTTGCTGCCGCGGTTTACGGGAGCTTCCATTCAAAGCAAAACAAATAGAATAGGAGGCGTGGACCACAAGTCGCAAGCAAAGACAATTGCGAGTCTTTTCAGCCGATTCTCCGAAACTTTAGGAGAAAGGGTGGCTCTCGTAATTTATAGGAATGAATGGTAGCCATCATGATAATTTATGTTTCTATATATATAGGGTCCCTGCCACATTTCCAGAGATCAATTAATGTTCCGAAATTGAAAAGTAAAAGTTATTTTATAGTCTCAGGGCTAACACAATATTTAAACAATGCAACTTCAATTCTATCCATGTATGTATACCAACTATCAAGCATccacatttttttttgttttctgggTTCGTAATTAGTTATGATTGTATCATGTATTGGTCGAGTTAGCTCATTTGTATATTACTTTATCCGATCCATAgtaattgactcaactttatctagatatagATGTATTTAAATTTATTTCAGATATATTACTAATAcatatttttttaataaaaataaaAGTATAGTAATACTATGATAAGATTGTATGATAAAATAGAAAGCGATACTATCTAGTATCTAGATACTGACAACCTTGTTGTTGACTGAATCTAATTGAATTTGTTAAATCCACTTTATTGAATTTTTTGTGAGTGATTCATAATAGTGAGCCAAGGCGAACAGCACAAGTGCAGGAAAGAAAGCTCAAAAAAAACTCGAGTACTAGTTGCATTTCCGCGTGGCTGACATGTGGTTACCACTCACCACTCTCTGTTGCCGTTTCTATAAGCATttttgaattgaggtggtggtagctgttctcTTCTCCAACGGTCCCAAATCCCAATCCACCATTCTCACAGAGCTCGCTCGCCTGCACCAAATCTCTTCCTCCCTCGCCCTCCTCCCCCTGTACCCTGTTCGCCTGCGTCCAGAATCCCACCTCTCCTCGCAAGCCACACTGCCAAAGGCGACCCGTGCGCCACCGCCGGCCTGAGCGATGGCCCGCCTCTACTCAACCGCAGAGAAAGAGATCCCTTCTGCTCTGTGGCGTTCGGCCATGCCCCGCATCTACTCAATCGCAGGGATCCCGTCTGCTCTCTGGCGCTCTTCCTCAGGCACCCGTCCGCCTGCACGCTCCGCCGTCCGATGGCCCTTTGGCTGCTGTTCCAACGAGTCCGCTCGCGCGCGACAAGGAGCGTGAGCGGGGAACTTGCCGTCGCAGACTGCACCGGCGCGGCATCCCTTTGGCTCTACCGGGGCGCCCCTGACCATGCTCGCGTCCCCGCCTCATAAGGTTCGCGGCTGACACGGCCGGAAGCTACCTCCCCCCCTGCAACAttcttacatcaaacgccaccctTCCCCCGGCTTGGCGCAGCCGCGCATGCCGCTGATACCTCGTATATCTCCTTCCCTGCGATTGCAGTTAGCTCCTATAAATATTTCACCACCGCCTCCCCGCCCCTCCTCCACACCCCTACGCCATCCATCCAAAGAACCACAACACCCAGCACAAACTAGACTTCCCCAAACTTAGTTAGTCTGCGCCTCCAATCCGGGATCGGAACTCCTGCCGAGAGTCCGCTGCAAGAAAATCCTGAGCACCCAAGACCCTGCAGAAGGATCCTGCCAAGACTGCTTCGCAAGATCATCTTCTCCAGCAGCAAGAATCTGCAGAGATATCCTAGATCAGCTTCCCGAGCAGCAAGAACCTGCAGAGATTCTGCAAAGACTCGGAAGCAAGATCAGCTTCCCGAGCAGCAAGAACCTGCAGAGATTCTGCAAAGACTCGGAAGCAAGATCAGCTTCCCGAGCAGCAAGAACCTGCAGGAACCAGGAGCGACCATGCTCATGCTGAGACTACGTAGCAAGAGCAGCAACACCCGCAAGAACTTCCAGGAGCCAGGGCGGATCATGCTTATGCCGAGACTACGTAACAAGAACCGTGTCTGCACCAGTTTCCGCGCCCGCAAGTCCAACATCAAGATTGCCCCACGCGATCAAATTCATAGCCCTGATGCAGCGGTATCGGCTTCAAGAACGGCCGATGTGCCTCACACCTGTCCGCCCGTGAACAAGAGCAAACATCAAGAGCATATGCTTCTGTCAATTGTTCAGGGTGCGCCAGTAGAGCTTATACCAAGAGAAAGGTTCTTCAATCCCAAGTCACTTCCAAATTGGCTCTATAACAAAGAACTGCAATCTTTCAAGTCCTATTTCCAGGTCAGTAATCTTACAATATCTGTCAAGTGCCAATTGTATGTGATATCTACTTTCGATCATGAGGTGAAGTGACAATTAGTGCAGGGTGCCAATATTTTGCTGCAGCTTAATTCAGTCTTAAAATATTCCCTTAGATGTTGTATTTGTATATCGTGCATGGTATCAAAGCACAGTGTCTTATGTATGTGCGACCGCTTTCCATGTTGATGTATGTTCAAGTTCGGTCTTGCGATTTTGAGCCCCAGCTTTTGATGTGCAATTGGTGCAGTAGTCTTGATCAACAGACTGCTTACTGTCTTAAGAACTATGCATAGGAGATAGAAATTCCCCACGAAAGATGAATTGTTATCAAAatcatttttgaattttgaattgtTATCTGTTTCAACGTTTGAAACAAACATAATTCTAAGTAACCTTGTTAATGTCAGCATGATACACTACATGAATGGGCCAAAGGTGCTGACGGCCTGGGGATGAGTTTTACTGGGCAGTTTATCCTTGATTAATTTGCAAAGGAACTTCTAGTAATGTGAATGTAGTGCTGTCAATCTGTCGTTCTCGACTGGTAGGATCAATGATACTAACAGTTGAAATGTATTATAATGCGGTGTCAGATTGCTTGGCACAACTTAGTAACACCGTTTCGGTTGCTATATTGTTGATTTGCAGGCAGAACCTATATATACCCCTCATATGCAACTAGCTAACTGTTTTTAAAATTCATTTCCCCTTTCTGTATCAATACTATGGTTTTGGTTGCAATATTGTTGATTTGCAGTCAGAAGCTATATATACCCCTTATTTGCAACTAGCTAACTGTTTGTAAAATTCATTTTCCCTTTCTGTAATAATACTATGTTTTTGCCATATTAGATGCCTTATAAATGGTGATTTTGGTTTAGCGTCTAGCTGCTGTTTCTTAGCTTGTGTGCCAGTATAGTGTTATGTATGATGTTAACACTGCTTGTAGGGATCTGTATTCCTCCTTCATTCAAAAGAAAAAACTGCCAAATAAGGCAGGAATACGTGATAACATAGAATCGTTGCATTTGGGACTTTCTTAGATGTTCTACATGTACTCATTAGTTTGTGTTACTGATAGGTTTATAAATGGGGTAAAAGTAAATATCTAAATCCTTCAGTGCGTCTGGTTTATTTAATTTGAAGGAATGTCTTTTTATTTCAATGTGCAGAATCCTGCCACCCCATCGAATGAGCGAAGTTGGATGCAAGAAGCTGGTGTGGAGACAGTAAGCTATTCCAAAGCTAATCGGAAGAAAGCGAGGGCTCAGAGAACGGCCCGCAGTTTCCTACTTATTAATCTAGGGATACCAAAGATCTTGAAGCAACTGTTGAACTCAAGCCATGTCCTTGGGAATGAATGGAGTGCAATTAACGTTCTTGCAGATTCAGCAAAACTGGTTGCTCGCAGAAAGTATGTTTTGGCAACTGACAATGAAACAATCGCAGTTCTACTCATCAGGTTGCTGACTGGGCGTAATGGACACACAAAGCTGAAGCTGTTAGATTTACTTGCCACCCTTGCTAAAGTCTACGAGAGCAAAGTGCTAATCGCCAAGTTAGGAGGCTTTCGTATCCTGACAAAAGCTATGCTTCTGGGAGACACTAACTTGGACATAAAAAGGAAGACAATTCAGCTACTGAGCTCGCTATGCGAGGCTAAGGAAAATATCGGATGCTTCTTGAAGGACGCAGTAGGAGAAGCTGTGCTACAAGAGTTGGGAAGACATGGCGCTCAACTCATTGAGGAGTTCAGCGTGCTGGCATCAGCTGTAAGGTCACCGATCATTCTAGGACGATTCATAAACTCGATTCATATCCTGCAAGAGGGACCTCGTGCAAGTGAGGTTCATCATACAGCTATATCGCTCATTCAGATAGAATTAGATGGCTTGTCTGATGAATCACTGTATGGCACCAGCACTGGCTGGGACTGGTAAATCCCACTGGCCTGACGTATGAGCTTAGTGGTGTGCCGGCTATTTCTGATATCTGTTTTGTAACATACAATCCCGAAGCTAACAGTTTCAGTGTAAAGTGACATTTTTGTGGCATGGTTACTGAGTACTATTTTCATTATATTTCTGTTGGTGGTTACTGAATAGCTCCACTGATATCAACTAAATTGTTTGCTTGAAATTTGTGGCTTTGCTTGAGAGTTTGCAAGGCTAGCATACTTATATAAAATCACTTCAACCATACATAGTAGGTGATTTTGCGAACCTAGCCGAGAATATTTGACTTATAAGAAGCAGAGCCTTTAGGCTTCAGAAAGACATTCGTCTTACATGTTCTACAGTTATGCTCATCATCTTGTTTCATTCCTAAACATTCTACTGTATACTACTTGAGATCATTCTATAGAGTTTTTGCAAGACTGTATTTTCAGTACTGCAGAAAGTGGCAATCAACAACGAATCGAGGATCTTTGAAATCAGAGTGTTAACACAGCTATAATATTCTTTGTACTTTCCGGGAATGGTTTATGCGCTTTTTGCTCAATTCCTTATATAACCTATGAGTCTATGTCTCAACATGTAGCTGATTGGTAGCGACCTGCACGTGCGCTACACATGTAAGAATATAGGAAGGTAATAGATTAGGAGAGAATCGATTTGATTACCCAGAAGCAAGGTCCTTTAATTTGTGGCAATCTATTATCTTAGCAAGTATAGGTGTGTTGCATTAGAGGTAGTA
This region of Lolium perenne isolate Kyuss_39 chromosome 2, Kyuss_2.0, whole genome shotgun sequence genomic DNA includes:
- the LOC127335271 gene encoding uncharacterized protein isoform X2, encoding MGKKTKAAAAAAAAASDSGASSPQGSVEGGGEKEGSFLLGQPTWKDAGGGRWRCAETGHELPEREKDAYARSRACRLALIDHGVAHKKPPLNAFKPHPEHKSKLVCNITGDTINKSEEHIWKHVNGKRFLNKLEKLEEKLTSGETAEVQGEQSNEVAKKSKSSKKKDKKKAAVVNPSLPREPEPEMDDSDDPEFWEPPVGCRWDDDDGKDRWESSPGKDDDAEDEGASDDEDDDDMAEKDDEVSEELTSSRTKRLSVEAVGPSSFATRKKKPRKDE
- the LOC127335271 gene encoding uncharacterized protein isoform X1, translated to MGKKTKAAAAAAAAASDSGASSPQGSVEGGGEKEGSFLLGQPTWKDAGGGRWRCAETGHELPEREKDAYARSRACRLALIDHGVAHKKPPLNAFKPHPEHKSKLVCNITGDTINKSEEHIWKHVNGKRFLNKLEKLEEKLTSGETAEVQGEQSNEVAKKSKSSKKKDKKKAAVVNPSLPREPEPEMDDSDDPEFWEPPVGCRWDDDDGKDRWESSPGKDDDAEDEGASDDEDDDDMAEKDDEVSEELTSRTKRLSVEAVGPSSFATRKKKPRKDE
- the LOC127335272 gene encoding uncharacterized protein; the protein is MLMLRLRSKSSNTRKNFQEPGRIMLMPRLRNKNRVCTSFRARKSNIKIAPRDQIHSPDAAVSASRTADVPHTCPPVNKSKHQEHMLLSIVQGAPVELIPRERFFNPKSLPNWLYNKELQSFKSYFQNPATPSNERSWMQEAGVETVSYSKANRKKARAQRTARSFLLINLGIPKILKQLLNSSHVLGNEWSAINVLADSAKLVARRKYVLATDNETIAVLLIRLLTGRNGHTKLKLLDLLATLAKVYESKVLIAKLGGFRILTKAMLLGDTNLDIKRKTIQLLSSLCEAKENIGCFLKDAVGEAVLQELGRHGAQLIEEFSVLASAVRSPIILGRFINSIHILQEGPRASEVHHTAISLIQIELDGLSDESLYGTSTGWDW